A stretch of the Sulfurimonas sp. HSL3-1 genome encodes the following:
- a CDS encoding DUF6515 family protein, which produces MRYSNFISVTAALLIGSAGLHAAPDHDGRKDNDRGGSKQERSYNNKQDRSYSQERSNSRSNTLGQEIRRDRTQPSKGEIRREEVRRSEPQKYTPHPVRPAPVVRPNQREENRYTEQRTVRPQKGDQRNVGKRVAPPAKGGVVHIDKHKHYYRPPGARPLTYYQRPGYVVRSLPRVAISLSLGGLVFYYADGLYYRHHDRGFIVAAPPVGLVVRTLPVGYTVFVHSGLTYYYYADVYYTWDTYRNAYRVVNPPVTYYDVEFAPGQVLDYLPDGAYSVTINGAQYYRYANTYFMQAIQGDRVVYIVVTP; this is translated from the coding sequence ATGCGATACAGCAACTTCATCTCAGTGACAGCAGCACTGCTCATCGGTTCGGCCGGGCTGCATGCGGCCCCTGACCATGACGGCCGGAAGGATAACGACCGGGGCGGTTCCAAACAGGAACGTTCCTATAATAATAAGCAGGACCGCTCTTATAGCCAGGAGCGTTCCAACAGCCGAAGCAACACCCTCGGACAGGAGATACGCCGCGACCGTACCCAGCCCTCGAAGGGTGAGATCCGCCGTGAAGAGGTTCGCCGTTCCGAACCCCAGAAGTACACCCCGCACCCGGTGAGACCCGCGCCGGTCGTCCGGCCCAACCAGCGCGAGGAGAACCGCTACACCGAACAGCGTACGGTGCGCCCGCAGAAAGGGGACCAGCGTAACGTCGGCAAACGGGTCGCTCCGCCCGCCAAAGGGGGTGTCGTCCATATCGACAAGCATAAGCACTACTACCGCCCGCCGGGTGCCCGTCCTCTGACCTACTACCAGCGCCCGGGCTATGTCGTACGCAGCCTGCCGCGCGTGGCCATCTCGCTGAGCCTCGGCGGCCTCGTCTTCTACTATGCCGACGGCCTCTACTACCGCCACCACGACCGGGGCTTCATCGTTGCCGCACCGCCGGTGGGGCTGGTCGTCCGTACCCTGCCGGTGGGCTACACGGTCTTTGTGCACAGCGGGCTCACCTACTACTATTACGCGGACGTCTACTATACCTGGGACACCTACCGTAACGCCTACCGCGTCGTCAACCCCCCGGTGACCTACTATGACGTCGAGTTTGCCCCCGGCCAGGTCCTGGATTACCTCCCCGACGGCGCCTACAGCGTCACAATCAACGGGGCGCAGTACTACCGCTATGCGAATACCTACTTCATGCAGGCCATCCAGGGCGACCGCGTCGTCTATATCGTCGTGACGCCGTAA
- a CDS encoding class I SAM-dependent methyltransferase — MIPFNHLGWVFSRFGAAVYPAAAVSHLCTSLRSLPPGADLLDLGAGTGTLGNYALGCRDDLRPVAADPAEGMLRYLPESVERFAARAEALPFEADRFDAVVVGEALHHFDVPEAALDEIARVLRPGGLLFIYDFDPSTLLGAALKRAERLLGEPGHFYPPDTLSALLLRRGFSDTDIRHGWRYTLAATLGA; from the coding sequence ATGATCCCCTTCAACCATCTCGGTTGGGTCTTCAGCCGATTCGGCGCGGCGGTCTACCCCGCGGCTGCCGTCTCCCATCTCTGTACATCCCTTCGTTCCCTTCCTCCCGGCGCCGATCTCCTCGACCTTGGCGCGGGAACAGGTACCCTGGGCAACTATGCGCTCGGCTGCCGGGACGATCTCCGTCCCGTCGCCGCCGACCCCGCCGAGGGGATGCTGCGCTACCTTCCTGAGAGCGTCGAACGTTTTGCGGCCCGGGCCGAGGCCCTCCCCTTCGAGGCGGACCGTTTCGACGCCGTCGTGGTGGGCGAGGCGCTGCACCACTTTGACGTCCCCGAAGCGGCCCTCGACGAGATCGCCCGCGTGCTCAGACCCGGCGGGCTTCTCTTCATCTACGACTTCGATCCCTCTACCCTGCTGGGCGCTGCCCTGAAGCGGGCGGAAAGGCTGCTGGGCGAACCGGGCCACTTCTATCCGCCGGACACCCTTTCCGCGCTGCTGCTGCGGCGGGGCTTTTCCGACACCGACATCCGCCACGGCTGGCGCTATACCCTCGCCGCAACGCTCGGAGCCTAA
- a CDS encoding FKBP-type peptidyl-prolyl cis-trans isomerase: MQITKNTLVTLNYELTTADGTLLNPDDTELMYLHGGYGQIFAKLEAALEGKQVGDDVYVALSPAESFGEYDGSLLVEEALSELPDDLEVGMEIEGHLESNPDDVIIYTVKEIRGDEAVLDGNHPLAGSSLVFDGAVKEIQPLDDAAVRELLEHEHHHH, encoded by the coding sequence ATGCAGATCACGAAGAACACCCTTGTTACCCTCAACTATGAACTTACGACCGCCGACGGCACGCTGCTGAATCCCGACGACACGGAGCTGATGTACCTGCACGGCGGCTACGGCCAGATCTTCGCCAAGCTGGAAGCGGCACTCGAAGGCAAGCAGGTCGGAGACGACGTCTACGTCGCCCTCTCCCCCGCCGAATCCTTCGGGGAGTATGACGGCTCCCTCCTTGTCGAGGAGGCCCTCTCCGAACTCCCCGACGATCTCGAGGTCGGCATGGAAATAGAGGGGCACCTCGAGTCCAATCCCGACGACGTGATCATCTACACCGTCAAGGAGATCCGCGGCGACGAAGCGGTCCTCGACGGCAACCACCCCCTCGCCGGCAGCAGCCTCGTCTTCGACGGAGCGGTCAAGGAGATTCAGCCACTGGATGACGCGGCCGTCCGCGAGCTCCTCGAACACGAGCACCATCACCACTGA
- the dtd gene encoding D-aminoacyl-tRNA deacylase, protein MLAVLQRVTASSVSVEGREVAAIGKGLMLLLGVLEGDTEADAEKLLAKTLHLRIFADEAGKMNRSLLDVGGELLVVSQFTLAADVKKGRRPSFDAAARPAEAERLYRHFITQASRSAPVRHGVFGAHMDVRIANDGPVTLMIDSKTL, encoded by the coding sequence ATGCTAGCCGTCCTGCAGCGGGTGACGGCCTCCTCCGTCAGCGTGGAGGGCCGTGAAGTCGCCGCGATCGGGAAGGGGCTCATGCTCCTGCTGGGGGTGCTGGAGGGCGATACGGAGGCGGACGCGGAGAAGCTGTTGGCCAAAACCCTCCATCTGCGTATCTTCGCCGACGAGGCGGGAAAGATGAACCGCTCCCTGCTTGACGTCGGGGGCGAGCTGCTCGTCGTCTCCCAGTTCACCCTGGCCGCCGACGTCAAAAAAGGGCGGCGCCCCTCCTTCGACGCTGCCGCACGCCCGGCGGAAGCCGAACGGCTCTACCGCCACTTTATTACCCAGGCGTCCAGGAGCGCCCCGGTCCGGCACGGCGTCTTCGGCGCCCACATGGACGTGCGCATCGCGAACGACGGGCCGGTGACCCTCATGATCGATTCGAAAACCCTCTGA
- a CDS encoding DUF6498-containing protein yields the protein MALLFTLLRRYASLPLFVLLAANLYPLYGVLELGWGVFELIFLYWMENIVIGFFNVLKMIANRPEELAGNLGKLFLVPFFIFHYGMFAYAHGIFVIALFAPEELHLNVFGLADYIYHRDVLFGNGILTALTLLIVSHAVSFYVDYVRSGEYERTTLSDWMGAPYGRVAVLHIGLIGGGFLVAALGQPLAALIVLLFLKVGMDARSLALRHASVQRKHPVD from the coding sequence ATGGCTTTACTGTTTACCCTGCTTCGGCGCTACGCCTCCCTGCCCCTTTTTGTCCTGCTGGCGGCGAACCTCTACCCGCTTTATGGCGTCCTGGAACTGGGTTGGGGCGTCTTCGAGCTGATCTTTCTGTACTGGATGGAGAATATCGTCATCGGCTTTTTCAATGTGCTCAAGATGATCGCCAACCGCCCCGAGGAGCTGGCCGGCAATCTCGGCAAACTCTTTCTCGTCCCTTTTTTCATCTTCCACTACGGTATGTTCGCCTATGCCCACGGCATCTTCGTTATCGCGCTCTTCGCACCGGAGGAGCTGCACCTGAACGTCTTCGGGCTCGCTGATTACATCTATCACCGCGACGTGCTGTTCGGCAACGGCATCCTCACCGCCCTGACGCTGCTCATCGTCAGCCACGCCGTCTCCTTCTACGTCGATTATGTCCGCAGCGGCGAATACGAACGTACCACCCTCTCGGACTGGATGGGCGCACCCTACGGCCGGGTCGCCGTCCTGCACATAGGACTGATCGGCGGCGGCTTTCTCGTCGCGGCACTGGGCCAGCCCCTCGCCGCGCTCATCGTCCTGCTCTTTTTGAAGGTCGGAATGGACGCACGCTCCCTGGCACTGCGCCACGCTTCCGTGCAGCGGAAACATCCGGTGGATTAA
- a CDS encoding hemerythrin domain-containing protein has translation MEELTLGVATMDETHADFLRQLDAVKQATGSAFIEGFAALVEHTEAHFAMEEEMMRSLAFYGQQEHLDEHETLLSEMRYFLQKARKLPPFGRSYIDDYAYEKFRRHIINIDSQLAMFLKSLETEAAHG, from the coding sequence ATGGAAGAACTGACACTCGGCGTCGCGACGATGGATGAAACCCACGCGGATTTTCTTCGTCAGCTCGATGCCGTCAAACAGGCGACGGGAAGCGCCTTCATTGAGGGATTTGCCGCCCTTGTCGAACATACGGAAGCACACTTCGCCATGGAAGAGGAGATGATGCGTTCGCTCGCTTTTTACGGCCAGCAGGAGCACCTGGACGAACACGAGACCCTGCTCTCGGAGATGCGCTACTTCCTGCAGAAGGCGCGCAAACTCCCCCCTTTCGGACGTTCCTATATCGACGACTACGCCTATGAGAAGTTCCGGCGCCACATTATCAACATCGACTCGCAATTGGCGATGTTCCTCAAAAGCCTCGAAACGGAGGCGGCGCATGGCTGA
- a CDS encoding aldo/keto reductase, whose translation MAETLLTRAAVQMPALIYGTAWKKEQTAPLVEAALRCGFRGIDTACQPRHYHEAGVGEALEKMHGEGLEREAVFLQTKFTPVDGQDPENTPYDRNAPLPEQVAQSFRVSLDNLRTGYVDSYVLHSPLFPFARLLSVWRAMETIAADGGARQLGISNCYELRTLQRLFDEAEIKPAVLQNRFYADSGYDVELRAFCDANGIRYQSFWSLTANPHLLGSEPVIRAAMARRIGTPQIFYAYLIAKGITPLDGTTSSVHMQEDLHVTEIRLAPEEIAAIDRLLLS comes from the coding sequence ATGGCTGAAACACTTCTTACACGTGCCGCCGTGCAGATGCCGGCGCTGATCTACGGTACGGCCTGGAAGAAGGAGCAGACCGCACCCCTCGTCGAAGCGGCGCTGCGCTGCGGCTTCCGGGGGATCGATACGGCCTGCCAGCCCCGCCACTACCATGAAGCCGGCGTCGGCGAGGCCCTGGAAAAGATGCACGGCGAAGGGCTCGAGCGCGAAGCAGTCTTTCTGCAGACGAAATTCACCCCCGTCGACGGGCAGGACCCGGAGAACACCCCCTACGACCGCAACGCCCCGCTCCCCGAGCAGGTGGCGCAGTCGTTTCGCGTCTCCCTGGACAATCTTCGCACCGGCTATGTCGATTCGTACGTCCTGCACTCGCCGCTCTTCCCTTTCGCACGCCTCCTCTCCGTCTGGCGGGCGATGGAAACGATCGCCGCGGACGGCGGTGCGCGGCAGCTGGGGATCAGCAACTGCTACGAACTGCGTACCCTGCAGCGGCTCTTCGACGAAGCGGAAATCAAACCGGCCGTGTTGCAGAACCGCTTCTACGCCGATTCCGGCTACGACGTCGAGCTGCGCGCCTTCTGCGACGCCAACGGCATCCGCTACCAGAGTTTCTGGAGCCTGACCGCCAACCCCCACCTGCTCGGCAGCGAACCGGTCATCCGCGCCGCGATGGCACGGCGCATCGGCACACCGCAGATCTTTTACGCCTACCTGATCGCCAAAGGGATCACTCCCCTGGACGGCACCACCTCGTCGGTGCATATGCAAGAGGACCTGCACGTCACGGAAATCCGCCTGGCACCGGAGGAGATCGCGGCGATCGACCGCCTGCTTCTCTCCTGA
- the galU gene encoding UTP--glucose-1-phosphate uridylyltransferase GalU, which produces MITKCLFPAAGYGTRFLPATKAMPKEMLPILTKPLIQYGVEEANEAGCDVMAVITGRGKRAITDHFDISYELEHQIKGSSKESLLKDIRRLIDNCTFTYTRQNEMKGLGDAIYKGKVLVGESDPFAVILADDLCINPAGDGVLKQMVDLYNKYKCCIVAIMEVPKDQVYKYGVIAGREIEDGVFMVDDMVEKPDNDKAPSNLAIIGRYILTPDIFEVIKNTKPGKNGELQITDALLTQAKKGMVLGYRFKGKRFDCGSVDGFVEATNYFYDLEKKAEAKAAKK; this is translated from the coding sequence ATGATTACAAAATGTTTATTTCCCGCGGCCGGATACGGCACGCGGTTTCTGCCCGCGACCAAAGCGATGCCCAAAGAGATGCTGCCGATCCTGACGAAGCCGTTGATCCAGTACGGGGTTGAAGAGGCCAACGAGGCCGGCTGCGATGTCATGGCCGTCATCACCGGCCGTGGCAAGCGCGCCATCACCGACCATTTCGACATCAGCTACGAGCTTGAACACCAGATCAAGGGCTCCTCGAAAGAATCGCTGCTCAAAGACATCCGCCGCCTGATCGACAACTGTACCTTCACCTATACACGCCAGAACGAGATGAAAGGGCTCGGCGACGCCATCTACAAGGGGAAAGTCCTTGTCGGCGAGAGCGACCCTTTTGCCGTCATTCTTGCCGACGACCTCTGTATCAACCCGGCGGGTGACGGGGTGCTCAAGCAGATGGTGGACCTCTACAACAAGTACAAATGCTGCATTGTCGCCATTATGGAAGTCCCGAAGGATCAGGTCTACAAATACGGCGTCATCGCCGGCCGCGAGATCGAGGACGGTGTTTTCATGGTCGACGACATGGTGGAAAAACCCGATAACGACAAAGCCCCTTCCAACCTCGCCATTATCGGCCGCTATATCCTGACACCGGATATCTTCGAGGTGATCAAAAATACCAAGCCGGGCAAAAACGGCGAGCTGCAGATCACCGATGCCCTGCTGACCCAGGCAAAAAAAGGGATGGTCCTCGGCTACAGGTTCAAGGGCAAGCGGTTTGACTGCGGAAGCGTCGACGGTTTCGTCGAAGCGACGAACTATTTCTACGATCTTGAGAAAAAAGCGGAGGCGAAAGCGGCAAAGAAGTAG
- a CDS encoding alpha-amylase family glycosyl hydrolase has protein sequence MIQYEPHSIRERLSVLYSSDDADEAYTGIRELINTYRERIESHPYQLSEKDAILITYGDQVQSPPEPPLKELNDFLFSHIDGLVNSVHLLPFYPYSSDDGFSVVDYKAVDPHCGSWGEVELLGTHFRLMFDAVINHVSQFSNWFKKYLEGDHAYADFFIDADPTLDLSQVVRPRTSPLLHEFKDVEGRIRYIWTTFSRDQVDLNYANYKVLLAVLDALFFYIEKGATLLRLDAIAFVWKEIGTPCVHLEQTHELIQLMREVLHKVAPEVIIITETNVPHQENVSYFGSGDDEAQMVYNFALPPLLAHAVLTGNPAKLLSWARTLKLPSDKVCFFNFTASHDGVGLRPVSEILSEREIGVLEAAAKRSEGLVSYRANTDGTESPYELNCSYIDLLTPPEEDDAVRAKRMLLTQAVALAMPGVPGIYFHSLFGSRNYLEGVKMTGINRSINREKFNSNWLDEQLQKEGSLERRVYLAYKRLLSIRINETAFDPFGPFVFLNLHPSLFCLQRESRDMDSHMLAVHNFSNETVNFRLPDYVELAATECIGNIHVTSETLQIEGYGVMWIKCRIDVEAFEECCNSVLPIINEKEFE, from the coding sequence ATGATCCAGTATGAACCGCACTCCATACGGGAGCGTCTGTCGGTCCTTTACAGCTCTGACGACGCGGACGAAGCCTACACGGGCATACGGGAGCTGATCAACACCTACCGCGAACGGATCGAATCCCATCCCTATCAGCTCAGCGAGAAGGACGCCATTCTCATCACCTACGGCGATCAGGTGCAGAGCCCGCCCGAACCGCCGCTCAAAGAACTCAATGACTTTCTCTTTTCGCATATCGACGGCCTGGTCAATTCGGTCCACCTGCTGCCGTTTTACCCCTACTCCTCGGATGACGGATTCTCCGTCGTCGATTACAAGGCGGTCGACCCGCACTGCGGCTCCTGGGGGGAAGTGGAGCTGCTCGGTACCCACTTTCGCCTGATGTTCGACGCGGTCATCAACCACGTCTCCCAGTTCTCGAACTGGTTCAAAAAGTACCTCGAGGGCGATCACGCCTACGCCGACTTTTTCATCGATGCCGATCCCACGCTGGACCTGAGCCAGGTCGTGCGTCCCAGGACCTCGCCGCTGCTGCACGAGTTCAAAGATGTCGAGGGACGCATCCGCTATATCTGGACGACCTTCAGCCGCGACCAGGTCGACCTGAACTATGCCAATTACAAGGTGCTGCTGGCGGTGCTCGATGCGCTCTTTTTTTACATCGAAAAGGGGGCGACGCTACTGCGCCTGGACGCCATCGCCTTCGTCTGGAAGGAGATCGGGACCCCCTGTGTTCACCTGGAGCAGACCCACGAACTGATCCAGCTGATGCGGGAAGTGCTGCACAAGGTCGCGCCCGAGGTCATCATCATTACCGAAACGAACGTGCCGCACCAGGAGAACGTCTCCTATTTCGGCAGCGGGGATGACGAGGCGCAGATGGTCTACAACTTTGCGCTGCCTCCGCTGCTGGCGCACGCGGTGCTGACGGGCAACCCCGCCAAACTGCTCTCCTGGGCGCGGACGCTGAAGCTGCCCAGCGACAAAGTCTGTTTCTTCAACTTTACCGCGTCGCACGACGGGGTGGGCCTGCGGCCCGTGAGCGAGATCCTCAGCGAGCGCGAGATCGGGGTGCTCGAGGCGGCCGCCAAACGTTCGGAGGGACTTGTCTCCTACCGGGCGAATACCGACGGCACGGAGAGCCCCTACGAGCTCAACTGCAGCTACATCGACCTGCTGACGCCGCCCGAGGAAGACGACGCCGTCCGGGCCAAACGGATGCTTTTGACCCAGGCTGTGGCCCTGGCCATGCCGGGGGTGCCGGGAATCTACTTCCATTCGCTGTTCGGTTCGCGCAACTATCTCGAGGGTGTCAAAATGACGGGGATAAACCGCTCCATCAACCGCGAGAAGTTCAACTCCAACTGGCTTGATGAACAGCTGCAGAAGGAGGGGAGCCTGGAGCGGCGGGTCTATCTGGCATACAAGCGTCTGCTCTCCATCCGGATCAACGAGACGGCCTTCGATCCCTTCGGTCCCTTTGTCTTCCTGAATCTGCACCCCTCGCTCTTCTGCCTCCAGCGCGAGAGCCGCGATATGGACAGCCATATGCTGGCGGTGCATAACTTCAGCAATGAGACGGTGAATTTCCGTCTGCCCGATTACGTCGAGCTCGCGGCGACGGAGTGTATCGGTAACATCCATGTAACCTCGGAGACGCTGCAGATTGAAGGTTACGGCGTGATGTGGATAAAATGCCGTATCGATGTCGAGGCGTTCGAAGAGTGCTGCAACAGCGTGTTGCCCATCATCAATGAAAAGGAGTTTGAATGA
- a CDS encoding glycosyl transferase — MADFFQNGVITSLQRVGDRSLEAMEKDLEHMSERRKMVLLLPALYSEFETPAMHTIIEELKHVRYLHRIILGLDRATHEQFLEVKKLMVQLPCEVDVLWNDGPRIQELYAELTREGFPCLKDPGKGRNVWTMIGYGLTGEENYAFALHDCDIVNYSREIVARLFYPIVHPALDYEFNKGYYSRVTNKLHGRVTRLFYTPLIHALEKVMGKNRYLEYMDSFRYALSGEFAFIRSLGRGIAISPTWGLEVSTLSEVYKNTSNRRICQTEIMDTYEHKHQDLGNKTEGGGVYKMAGDIAKALFRVMAQEGIVFTESHFKTLLATYFQESRFEISKYVALSKLNGLEYNREKEIGAVEAFQDAIEEAAREFFENPLGVPSMSPWITVRSVLPEFSEKFARAVALDAQEA, encoded by the coding sequence ATGGCTGACTTTTTTCAAAACGGGGTGATCACATCACTGCAACGGGTAGGGGACAGAAGTCTCGAGGCAATGGAAAAGGACCTGGAACACATGTCCGAACGCCGCAAGATGGTCCTGCTGCTGCCTGCGCTCTACAGCGAGTTCGAAACGCCGGCGATGCATACAATCATCGAGGAGCTGAAGCATGTCCGTTACCTGCACCGCATCATCCTCGGGCTCGACCGCGCGACCCACGAGCAGTTCCTCGAGGTAAAAAAACTGATGGTGCAGCTCCCCTGCGAAGTGGACGTCCTCTGGAACGACGGCCCGCGTATCCAGGAGCTCTACGCGGAGCTGACCCGCGAAGGTTTCCCCTGCCTGAAAGATCCCGGCAAGGGGCGCAACGTCTGGACGATGATCGGCTACGGCCTGACGGGGGAGGAGAACTACGCCTTCGCCCTGCATGACTGCGACATCGTCAACTACTCGCGCGAGATCGTCGCCCGTCTTTTCTACCCAATCGTCCACCCGGCCCTGGATTACGAGTTCAACAAAGGGTACTACTCCCGGGTGACGAACAAGCTCCACGGCAGGGTCACGCGCCTTTTCTACACCCCGCTGATCCATGCGCTGGAGAAGGTGATGGGCAAGAACCGCTACCTCGAATACATGGACAGCTTCCGCTACGCGCTTTCGGGGGAGTTCGCCTTTATCCGTTCGCTGGGACGCGGTATCGCCATCTCGCCGACCTGGGGCCTGGAGGTCTCGACACTCAGCGAGGTCTACAAGAACACCTCCAACCGCCGTATCTGCCAGACGGAGATCATGGATACCTACGAGCACAAACACCAGGACCTCGGCAACAAGACCGAAGGCGGCGGCGTCTACAAAATGGCCGGCGACATCGCCAAGGCGCTCTTCCGGGTGATGGCGCAGGAGGGGATCGTCTTTACGGAGTCGCATTTCAAGACCCTGCTGGCGACGTACTTCCAGGAGTCGCGTTTCGAGATCTCCAAGTACGTGGCGCTCTCCAAGCTCAACGGCCTGGAGTACAACCGCGAGAAGGAGATCGGCGCCGTCGAAGCCTTCCAGGACGCCATCGAGGAGGCGGCCAGGGAGTTCTTCGAGAACCCGCTGGGGGTGCCGTCGATGTCCCCGTGGATTACCGTCCGCTCGGTGCTGCCGGAGTTCTCGGAAAAATTCGCCCGTGCCGTCGCGTTGGATGCGCAGGAGGCGTAG